In one Echinicola marina genomic region, the following are encoded:
- the radC gene encoding RadC family protein: MERYQSIKISSLAEEDRPREKLLLKGKSALSDAELIAILIGSGTKSLSAVDLSKHILSSTNFNLADLARLSVEDLQKFKGIGVAKAITIVSALELGRRRKMSDPPKRERITASNDVYELLRPELMDESVEHFYVILLNRANYVIKKQMISQGGTSGTVADPKLIFKYALENKAAAIILVHNHPSGNSKPSRADEQLTKKLVNLGRNLELPVIDHVIFTDVGYFSFADEAMI, encoded by the coding sequence ATGGAAAGATACCAATCCATTAAGATATCCTCTTTAGCGGAAGAGGACAGGCCAAGGGAAAAATTGTTGTTAAAAGGAAAGTCTGCTTTGTCGGATGCGGAGTTGATTGCTATTCTTATTGGTTCTGGGACAAAGTCCCTAAGTGCAGTAGATCTTTCTAAACATATTTTGTCCAGTACAAATTTTAATTTGGCAGATTTGGCGAGATTGAGTGTGGAGGATCTTCAAAAATTCAAGGGGATAGGGGTGGCCAAAGCTATTACCATAGTAAGTGCCTTGGAGCTTGGGCGGAGGAGGAAGATGTCAGATCCTCCGAAAAGGGAGAGGATAACTGCATCCAATGATGTGTATGAATTGTTGAGGCCAGAACTTATGGATGAGTCTGTCGAACATTTTTATGTTATTCTGCTAAATAGGGCCAATTATGTGATCAAAAAACAAATGATCAGTCAGGGAGGGACAAGTGGAACGGTGGCAGATCCAAAACTTATTTTTAAATATGCCCTGGAGAATAAAGCTGCAGCTATTATTTTGGTGCACAACCATCCGTCCGGCAATAGCAAGCCCTCAAGAGCAGATGAACAATTGACTAAAAAATTGGTGAATTTGGGTAGGAATTTAGAGTTACCAGTAATAGATCATGTGATTTTCACAGATGTTGGCTATTTTAGCTTTGCAGATGAAGCAATGATCTAA